DNA from Labrus bergylta chromosome 3, fLabBer1.1, whole genome shotgun sequence:
AGAGTTTTATAACAAGTTTCAGCTCATTGTTAAGAAGGCCGGCTCAGAGCTGTATTGTTTTAAATTCTCCCTCGGGCCTGATGGAACGCAAAAAGACACATAAttagtggtgtagtggtgcctaaagaagtgggtatactcttaatttttccccaaaatgtttttttaagtggcccgtccagcagaggatatTCAGCTTCAGTTATTAACAGTGACTTGTAAGACTGCTCTTGCATAATTAGTTTAGCCACTTAGAGACGgagtagggagggtcatccctttATCATCCTTGCAGCATCCTACTGAATATTGTCCATCAATCAATAACGTgaatcagaggggatttagaagtgggtatacacTATGGAGACTAAAACATAAGTAGGTATACTCCTTATACCTGCGtgtaccctgcactacaccactgcaAATAATGTCATGATTggcaaaacattgaaaccccatatttaattgaaaatagcacaaagacaaaatacaaaaaaattgaaattcaTTTTGAATTCGTTGCCAGTTAAGTTAAGCATGAAATGAGAAAGATGTACTTGACATGATTTGGCTAATTACGATTCAGATTTCCTTCTATAagaagttgtgttttaaatggatttCTCTCatctgaagagaaaataagacAGGGTTCTGATAAACAGGAGGAATAATATCAACATCTGGTCCTTCACTGTAAATGTGGCCCTGGGAGTATTGTGTTggatatatatattattttagcCAGAGTAGTTGAAAGTACACTGTGACTGCAGAACAGGATTGGAAATTAATGTTTTCACCTACCTGCCACTGTGGTCAAAAATCCACCAGTCACTCATTTTCTTACCTGccaatttaataataataatttaacaatttagacttttttaatcctgcgaggggaaattcggttttacactctgtttaatgaacatgaacacacacataggacgaacaggatcctatggacatgcattaatggagaggtctcagagtgagggggctgcccacagtgagtgctccagagcagttttggggttcaaTGCCTTGCtgaagggcacctcggcagtggactggcacctctccagctaccagaccaaattCCAGACTTGGTCCATGCCGgaacttgaaccggtgaccctctggttcccaacccaagtccctacagactgccGCCCCAAATGTATTATTTAGAGATGCTTATCCATGCGGTGCTCGATTAAAGAGAAACTGAGTTAAGCAATTTGAGAAAATAGCCTATCACTGTGTATGTTCTCAGTCTCATAGCCTATCAGTGTACACACTGACATGAGGAGGGGCGGAGCCCTGTGGGCCTCATTAAGAACGGGCTGACTCTGCTGATGAAGTCAGAACGAACTAGAGGTGACCGCGATTCAATTTACCTTGTTTGTTGTCCCAACCCACTCTGTTAGGTTACTTTTATATAACCGCCACTGTGACtggtaggttgagcaaattcatccgtcactgcaaaacaaaaacacctgtaTTTTATGGGTGCTAATTTCCAAACATAACATAATTTCAAAACAGGGTATAGCTTATAATTTTAGTGTAAAGAAAGAGTATTTTTAGGAAAGTGCATTGTTGTTTAGTGATGATAGTCCTGAGTTCTCAAGAGCTGAAATAAAGACAGTGActaaaatgtttctctgtgcctcaaggaaaatgaatgaaaggcTAATTTTTACAACATCCTCATCACAAAGTGTTCCTGATGCTTGTAGAGTAGCTTGCTGCTTCTGgctatttttcttttgaaggaCTTTAATGACGTAGAGATATCCTCTTGAACCACAGAGTccatcattaaaacatttgatcatttgTTTAAACTAAtagcagcttaaaaaaaacagttttatttttaccttgTGCAATCCAAATATCATTATTGTGCAAATATATTCAAGACTTTTTCTGCCCATTATGCAGCTTGCACACACAATTTACATAAAGTCCACTTAAAAATGAAGCGGTTGAAAGTCAGTCATGCAATGAAATTCATGCAGTTCTAgttcaaagaaaacaagatttgtCTCAGCAGAAATCATCTGATGTGTGGCCTACGAGCGGGACCAGATTTACACCATGACAATTGGCCTCAAACATCATCGATTACGCAGCCTTGGAGAATGATGTTTTATAATGCAGGACTTTTAAAAGGCTAAAACTCTGGTATCTTTAGTCATGAGACAACTGAAAATATTGTGTTGGGTTAAAATGTCTTCAGGAACTTTGTCTTCTCCAGCTGCTGACATTTATGGATAAGAAGATTAATGACATTTTGgttatttagttttgttttttaggatGCAGTCTGTTTCATGATGATGGTAGAAATGGGATTCCTTACTTTGATATAAGGTAATATGTATGCTTGATATAAATGCTCCATGGGATTGGATGCtttcacaacatcaacaaaaaagtggaaacaagaaaataaaacccAGTGTTAAGCAGCTTCATTGAATGCACATATCTGGTTTCCTGTTGGTTTCAGGATATAAATGTCAGCAGCCCGGCCCACTAGCTCGAAGTGGATCTTTCCTGCTGCTTTCACTCGTAGACTCATCACGGCTTCTTGTGAGAATTTTACTTGGGTGTTGGCAAGAAACATCCAGATACAGTCAGGGAGATAAAatgtgattgtttgttttcacacatgaagaTAACCCCTAAAGTCCTGGGacattttcagatgttttgTTTGCCTGTGGAAACAGCtactttttttatctctgctgtggaaaatgtaaaaaaaaaaaaaaaaggttgtttcaGCAGCATGCTGATTATCACCTCATTTCACATCAGCCCAGTGGTTGCAGCTGTGTCAGGCTTACTACTACACTTactcactactgcacatagttctgtatatatatatttatttctcgtttactgcacatacttctgtttacatctggtcactactgcacatagttatggttacatctgtttacatctgttagtccgatcactgtccacttatatctactcttttatattttgtatttttaagttaagtttaagctttaagttgtatttaaattgacactttctatttaggttaaaatgttttgtttacttgcactgttgttaatttattgctctgtgtgcctttgaattgccccccggggacaaataaagttttttttgaattgaattgaattgaattacaAAAATTGCTATCGGTGCATGGAAACAGTCAGTCTCATCAGTGAggttcttgtttgctttttcagcTCATTCAGAGGTATCAGTcatcatttcagtctgttttattacCGGcttaaactcctcacaggagctttcagAGAAGATCTTTGTGCTAACATTGCAGCTGAATTAACATGCCGAGGATCACTTTACTCACAGAGAGTGAGTGGCCCCAGGTCTGCAGATGTTTACCTGAGCTGAACTTAAAGGAAGAGTTATCAGTCGTCCTCATTTTCCACTTCCCCGCAGCACTCACAGTCAAGCCTGCATACATTCCTTTCTTTCACAATAACAATGACGTGTTTTCCAAAATAAAGATGACCTTTTTCAGGACTGTACATTTCCACTGGACACTTTCAAAAATACAGACCCTCAGTTTGGGATAAAGCTAGAGAAATACGACTGACGCATCTTCCACAATAAATGATGTGCTGTGTATTTTCCATCCCACACATAATGTATTTTTCCACAGACTGCCCAGGAGACACCACAGCAGCTATTATTAGAAACTCTCTTCTCTTTAAGATTTTCTTTTAGTCTGTTACTCACACTGGtgtattttagattttattcaTATAGAGTAACTGAACATCCTTGTACCAGAGCAAAGCAGAAGAGGGGGTGAATACATTTTGTCCCTCATTAATAACgagtgtgcacgtgtgtgtgtgtgtgtgtgtgtgtgtgagggtcggtgtgtgcgtgcgtgtgtgtgtgtgtgtgtgtgtgtgtgtgtgtgtgtgtgtgtgtgtgtgtgtgtgtgtgtgtgtgtgtgtgtgtgtgtgtgtgtgtgtgtgtgtgtgtatattactAAAACCTATGAgtgcagagaagaaaacagcATCAGCACTTTTGGTTGAACTGAAATAACATTCAGTGACTCTGTGTTCTTGCTGAttctttaaaattaaattgtAGGTAAACAGGGCTGCAAATAACTACTTTCGTACTTCATGCATATAATGCATGGTTAGAGAAAGAATCCACACAGTCAATGTGTGGGAAAGGTGAGAGACATGAAGTCACTCAGGGTGTGTTTGTTATGAGTCAGAACTCAGGTAATCTTTCACAGgtgattaagataagataagataagataatcctttaatatcccacaacggggaaatttacagtgttacagcagcaaagagcaaagattgcaaacagaaagtgaacacattaaaaaataataataattaagaatgtacaaaaaaaatagatagatactaaaaatagatttaaaaaaattaaaaatagatcagctaagctgcagttttgacaaaaatgtagtcattaagagaggaaaagaggagcaTCAGCACTCATCTTTCCCCTCAAATTACGTCTTCGTTTTATTTACTTAAAAATCTTCAGCTTCCTCATCTTcacaagtttatttatttttaatgcttcATTAAATGAACTTCCAATGCACTACTTTTCAGATTAGAAACATTGTGCTCTTAACTCCATTACTTTCTTACTTGAGGATTTCTGACACATCTTTTTAGCAGTTATTAAGGACGCCCTCCACCGTCATCCATACATTTGAATTACTCCATTTTGATAACCAGtcatttctggttgttttttctTGAGATTTCAACGTATTTATCTCGTAGCCTCAAAGtggcaaaataacaaaacatgtGTAGAAATAAGCCTTACTTCATGATGGGTTCTTATTATGGCttctaaataaagttattataattattaacaACAAATGcaattttttgcctttaatggataggacagctgaagagagacaggaaatattgaGAGGAGCAAATGAGGGATGATGTAAAGGTCCGAGGTCGTAACCACAGCCACCACAACAAGGAATATAGCCTCTGTAAATGGAGTAGATTTAAGGTATTTTCAGTCAGAGTTGTCCTACGCATTACTGATAAGACTGCTCAACTTAAAAAAGTTATAAAGATCCGTTTTTTGAATTCCTCTTCGTATAATGTAAGATTTGTATCAAAGTTGTTGTAGTAAACTCTGACATAATGCTTTGATCAGCCTTTCATTGAATGAATACCTAGCAGAAAAACAGCTTGTTGGTATCATCTCTAAACCAAAGAAGTCTTTTCATCTTTaaattcgtttttttttgtctgtatccatttatttaataaataaatgtgaacgAATAAAAGGTTGGTTTGTCAATGGTTTGTTTTTCCCTAAAAATAAGAATTAATTTCACACACAGTGTGGAGTGGTTATTCAGAGCAAAACAACGCCCACTTATGTCTCACTTGAGACTCCAATCAGCACCTTTGTGTTTTCTAATTCATTATGTGGGTGACACGATCTGGCCTCTTCAGAGTAAAACATATTCTGTTACAGTGGATGCTGGATTATGTTTTCTGTGGGTACTTGAAAAGTTCTTATTAGAAAGTCAAAAAAGCTCAAAGGACTCCAAGGAAGGAGACAAGATGTCCTTTGATATTGATGGATTAACATATTTTGAGCCTAAAACTGGATTTAATTTATGCAGCAAAGCCTCAAGAGCCCTGGAGGTAATTGTGTGGTTCTTGCACCCCTGATGACAGCAGGCAGGGTGCTGTCACGACTCACAACATCCTGGTGCTGCAGGATATACAGAAGATCCAATGTGGAAAACACTCTTGGCAAAGAGACAGACGGTTACTGTTTTTGCATCAGTTAATGAAGTCTGACTTGTGCATGACAGAAACGTACAGAAAACAAGACATGTCATTGTGCACAGTGGCTTAAAAACTTTTTCCTAAGTATAAAGATGACACCTACTAGCTAACATTAGATGGCACCTTTTACCAAGTAATTTGCATAAAAGCTACctttttttgaaagttacaaTTTAGACAAAGGATGActaatgtttttaatcaaaatgtcttttgctgttgttttgtccTTATTGCCAAATGTGTCTGCATTTCACAGCCAAACAAATCAGAATATCACCATTTTCAGCTTCCAACTAATAGTTCTGTTTCCATATGGAGAATATTTAGTTACATTTGTACCAGAAGTAAGGTGTTTTATCAAGCACACAATCATTTATGCTAATGCATCTTATTCCCACAGGTAGGTTTAACATCagtgcaaacacacaagcagagaAATATTTTATGTTACACAAGTGTCATGTTAGAGTTGTCATTTGCGAATGTGTCTGTCTGAGGAATACATATGCTACATTTTAAACCTTAATGATTAACTATACAGGGACTTACTCCATCGTCACCCTGAATGACTTCTGTCCTGGTCACTttgaggaagagagaaagtggaGCTCTGACTAGAAATCTATTCAGCATTTAACTTTGTGTTTAACAATCGTACATTGAAACATATATGACCCTTAATGAATGATCTACTTATATTCTTGCCTGCAAACTTTATGGTTTGTTATTCATGTAAAGtgagatacatttttaatgacttAGTCTACCAGCATCTGTCACTGTATCCCTGATGGCCTATTGCTATGTGGATTATAATTAActtaaatgttgtctttttttaaagttggtgTTTTACTTGTGTAAACAGTACAAAACTTAACCTGCAGGAGGCAACATTCTTTGGTGtaaatccacaaatgtgtaTGATGTTATTCCTTTCATCATTGGTTCCCGTAGCGCCAATCTGACTGTAACTAAACAGCTCCCTCTTGTGGAGAATTTTAAACCTGTTTATGAATTAATCAACGTTTCAGATTGTTGTGTTAATCCCTAATAGTGTACTTCCTCTGTCCTTTCTCTGACCTCTAGGAATGAAACAAACCAGGGCTGCAAATGAGATAACTTGAATGTGCTTTTTCAGGAATTAAAATGCATGTTTAATGAAGGTACTCGCACATTCAATTCACTTTTCAGAACCGCAGGCTGCATCCACTtctgatcatttttttaaatataatatatactTTAAAGAGTACATTACAACACTGCATGGTTTCTAACAATGCAGATGCTGTgcaaaaaactacattttattCAAGAGGAAGCAAAATTGGTAAAAGAGTAATCGGTTTGTAAAGAACGTTGATGTATTTTCTTCTAATGAGAAAAGAACCTGCCCGAGAgatgtatttctttctttttttaaagcttaaaagACAATAATTTATCTACAGATATCTTTTTGGATCCGTCACAATTTAACAACTCAATAAGTGATAGTTATGCTGTAAAGCAAAATGGTAACAAATAGTGTTCCTCTTTCCtcctaaatgtttttaatattgaaGACAAACCGTGAAACAACCCAGACGAGGAAAACAACGTGTCACCAGAGCTGTACCAAAGTACTAAATGATGTGTTTATGGGTTGCCTGGTCACAGTTGTCTGGCTACAGTGGACGTCTGATGTTTTACCTCAGCAGCAGATCCTCATGAGAGTGTGATTCACCTGAGAGCAGATCCTATAGGATGAAACGTGTTCAGTCTCTGGTTATCTCCTCCTTATATCACCAAACCAACCAGGCCACGGGGAGGACCTTCAGGCACACAGCAgtcaggttttttgttttttttagcttctctCTTGTGATGTTAAAGGAGTTTCAGATCAGAGGTGGTGAGAGAAGCAGTCACTTCTCTGAGATGAAGGCCAAAGCTTTGTCAGTGAGAGAGTGCGCCTGGTTGTCAGAGGAGTGCCACCAAGTAGAAGATCTGGAAGACTCCCAGAGGGACGGCCTGTGCTTACCAAACATCTTCAGGTCCAAAAAAGTCAAGCCGCTCACTAGAATTCAAACTGGACCCACTTACCAGATCTACTATACAGCTCAAGAGCTCCTTCTGGAGGTTCTGGACAAAGGAGCCGTGCGAGAGCTGATCAGGAGAGCAGCTAGGGTGAAATCAGGAGTTAAGTaccagagcagagagcagaacatAGATCTTTCTGAGGGGGAGTATGCCGAGGCGTTAACATGGTTCTCCATAGTCCTGCAGAGCGGTCTGTCTGTCGGAGAGAACTGCAGCTTTGGATCCGAGCTCACCTTGAAACTGGACGGCTGGCAGAGTGTCCTCAAGAGGAACAGCTTCCAGACAAACCTCCTGTCCCTGACCAGACTGGAGGATGGAGACAAGTTGGAAACACTCTCTGCTTTCTGTAGCCACAAAACCAGGCGATACCAGGCCTTGTACAAACCTGGTCCCAACTTGGCTGTGAAGAAATACAGACTGACCTACCAGGAGAGTCCCAGCACTCTCCATTTGGCTCTCCTTTGTGATATAAGCTCTGGATTCATCTGTAATGTGTATCTGTACTGTCCAGAGCAGCTCCAGAAGCAGAGCAGGAAACCTGTGGTGGAGCAGGTGGTGGGCCACCTGCTGAGACCTTTCTGCAGCCACAAACACCTGATCCAGCTGGATAAATCTGCCTGGATGGAGTGCAAACTAACAGACATCTTCTCTGGCTTAGGAGTTGATCTTACATTTGTTTCAGATGTCCAACAGACATCTGAGGACTCACTGTCTCACCTCTTAACCCACTTACAGGGCTGGACCGGACCTGCTCTGTTTCCTCTGTCAGACCTGAAAGGATCAGCAGTAGATTTGTTTCTCCCAGGCCTCTGGGCAATGCTGCACATCATCTGCATTAATACATTTGTGCTCCACACACTGCAGAGCTCGGGCTCAGAGAAGCATGTCCACCTCACAGAGTTCACCAGGAGTCTGGCCTCTCAGCTGGCCGCGGATAGCTGTGTCACTGTGCCTGTTCTGCAGCAGTTAAACAGCACTTCCTGTCATGAGACGAGTTCAACAAAGCACAGGTCAGTCTGGTTATTTGTAACAGAGcttagatttaaataaaaaaaatagcctGAAAGTTGTCTAAAAacttgaaaacaaacaagaacagagATGACTTTCTACCGTTGAAAGGCTTTCATCTTCAAGATTTTTGAATCAAGACCAACAGTGGAAGACTCCATTATGTACAAGTAGTTAGTAGTCAGTAAAAAGAAATCAGCAGAATTCATTTCAATAATTTCAATATCAAGAAAACATGAGTTCATCTAAAAGACAGTGAATGTATCTCCTATAAATCTCTCATATCTGTAAAGATTCTATCCAATGGTTAAATatagtttttttcttaaaatagcCAAGAGTATGAAGATCCAGTGTGCTGTGAGTTTAAACTATCAGTCAACAAGTATATGACATCTTTAAATAACTGGCAACAGTCTGACAAAGCAAATAGTTCACTTACAATGTTTTTACATGGGTGGTGGGGATCCCCGTCCAACATGCTAGagtcaacatgtttgtgtctaCATTCAGTGATGGCAGAGTTTTAAGTAAATGGTTCTGATAGGGTACTGACTGTCTCTGGtcttgcagcagctgtggtcgggtgatggaaagagaaaaacgaagctgcagctctgcagggaGGCTGAGGCGGCTGAACAGACCTGGAGTGTGTGGTTTGGACAACTCGGGTAACTCCTGCTACCTGAACGCTGTATTTCAGTGTCTGTGCTCTACTGTGCCCCTGGTAGAGCACCTCCTGAATCCGGACACCCATAAAGAGCTGGCACGGTACGACcacccatctctctctctctggctttctGTCTAACTTAAATGTTTACAGCTGTTCATCCAGTAGTTCAACCTCTGTTCATGCAGGTCTAAGTGCCGGGTGGCTGAAGTGTTTGTCCGCCTGCTGCAGGAGATGTGGTTAGGAGGGAGCTCCAGCTGCGCCCCTGTGGAGGCCAGATCTGTGCTAACCTCCATCCTCCCCCAGTTCAACAACTACTCCCAGCAGGACGCACAGGAGCTGCTGCTCTTTCTGCTCAATGCGCTCCATGAAGACTTCAAAAAGGTCTGTGCAGGAAAAAATCTGACACATATCCTGTGCTAAATGGCATTACCTAAAAAGACAGaccaaatctgtgtgtgtgtgtgtttacaaggTTTCAAAGCAGCAGATTCGCTTGACGATGCGACAGCCGAGACCAGAGCAGAAGAGAAACCATGCCACAGCAGCTGGGGAGTCCACCATCGTCTCTCGTCTGTTTGAGGGCCAGCTGAGCTACATGACCCTCTGCATGCACTGTGACCACCAGGCTTACAGCACGCAGACCTTCACTGTGCTGTCACTACCCATCCCAACAGGCATCATTAAGTGCTCCATTCAGGTACATCACGTTACAatttttatcattaaaaacatcCTATAGACTGTATGATGGTCACTCTATCTGtgtcatatttttgttttgggggggggtctAGAATGATCTTATTCTCTGTGCATGTGGTGCAGGACTGCATGTCCCTGTTCTTTGAGCAGACCGTCCTGACAGGGGGAGAGCAgatgttgtgttcagtgtgtggtctgaggagagagacagcCGTGCTTACATGTTTGGATAAACCTCCTGAGATCCTCATGTTGCACCTGAAAAGGTAGATCCATCTTTTTTTGATAAAGTAACACTTGACAGTAAGTGAACATGCATGGAATTAATCATGTAAAATTAGGGCCTGACTGCTATTGGATTTTTTGGGGGCCAATACCGATAACGATAttagggagggaaaaaaatctgagaccgatatattggccaataattttttttttttttatctttcttcgatctgtagagatagatagatatagttAAACAAAGTGGAAAGTAACATTGTCATGCTTCACTGGTTGAcactggagagtgatgatgcttgttgtaatccatacgGCACACTGCTAGTGAaggagaactgctagtgtaatacaattaTACAAACAAATAAGCTATTTGACAGATGGCTAAATCTAGatatatctgcaataaaatcacCTGATATCAATATTCACTTGATATTCTAATATCAGCAGCAGACTTACTCGCTAAGTGTGGTATTATTTGTCCTCTGCAGGTTTGGTTGTAAGGGGAAGAACCAGGTGAAACTGAGGACTAATGTTTTATTCTCCATGAAGCTCGACCTCAACCCCTTTCTATCCAGCTCAGTGCAGAACACCTCGTTTTCTTCATACCGCCTTTATGCTGTCGtggtgagtacacacacacgcacgcacacttaTTGGGAACCCCTTCTGTGAAGTCAATGTTGATTCCGTTAATGTGAAATAtcttttaaaggggacatattattaaaaaaatcgactcacaaaatgtgaaatagtctgtgtttgttgtttgcattAGTCCTTCAGCACATgcaaaaatgctccgtttcaaattgg
Protein-coding regions in this window:
- the LOC136178584 gene encoding uncharacterized protein, which codes for MLKEFQIRGGERSSHFSEMKAKALSVRECAWLSEECHQVEDLEDSQRDGLCLPNIFRSKKVKPLTRIQTGPTYQIYYTAQELLLEVLDKGAVRELIRRAARVKSGVKYQSREQNIDLSEGEYAEALTWFSIVLQSGLSVGENCSFGSELTLKLDGWQSVLKRNSFQTNLLSLTRLEDGDKLETLSAFCSHKTRRYQALYKPGPNLAVKKYRLTYQESPSTLHLALLCDISSGFICNVYLYCPEQLQKQSRKPVVEQVVGHLLRPFCSHKHLIQLDKSAWMECKLTDIFSGLGVDLTFVSDVQQTSEDSLSHLLTHLQGWTGPALFPLSDLKGSAVDLFLPGLWAMLHIICINTFVLHTLQSSGSEKHVHLTEFTRSLASQLAADSCVTVPVLQQLNSTSCHETSSTKHSSCGRVMEREKRSCSSAGRLRRLNRPGVCGLDNSGNSCYLNAVFQCLCSTVPLVEHLLNPDTHKELARSKCRVAEVFVRLLQEMWLGGSSSCAPVEARSVLTSILPQFNNYSQQDAQELLLFLLNALHEDFKKVSKQQIRLTMRQPRPEQKRNHATAAGESTIVSRLFEGQLSYMTLCMHCDHQAYSTQTFTVLSLPIPTGIIKCSIQDCMSLFFEQTVLTGGEQMLCSVCGLRRETAVLTCLDKPPEILMLHLKRFGCKGKNQVKLRTNVLFSMKLDLNPFLSSSVQNTSFSSYRLYAVVNHSGHLNMGHYTAVCHSSLTQTWHCFDDSAVREVQDGHVQTPNAYMLLYSRKPFQKPKISGL